GGAGATGACGATCAGGTCGTGCTCCTCCGCCAGTTTGGCAATCTCCAGCAGGCGGTCGCGGCTCATCACAGCGCCCGTGGGGTTGTTGGGGTAACCCAGTAGGATGGCTTTGGTGCGGGGCGTGATGGCCTTGGCGATGTCCGCCGCCGAGATCTGGAACCCGTTCTCCATCGCCGTGCACAGGGTTACAGGCGTGCCCCCCGCGAACACCACGGCGGGGACGTAGGCCACAAAGCAGGGCGTGGGGATGATCACCTCGTCGCCGGGGTCAATCAGCGCAGAGAGCGCCAGGTGTAGCGCCTCGGACACGCCCACGGTTACCAGAATCTCGCTCTCGGCGTCGTAGTGCACGCCGTACAGCCGCGCGATGTGGTCGCTGATGGCGCGGCGCAGTTCCAGGATGCCGGAGTTGGACGTGTAGTGGGTCTCGCCGCGCTCCAGGGAGCGGATGCCGGCCTGGGTGATGGCGGGCGGCGTTACGAAGTCCGGCTCGCCAATCCCCAGCGAGATCACGTCCTTCATGGTCGCGGCGATGTCAAAGAACTTGCGGATGCCTGACGGGGGAACCGACACCACTCGTTGTGCCAACACGTTCTTCATTGAACCTTCCTCCTGACGATATTCCCATGCACAATGGAAGACAATGGCGGGGGCAATGGCTTTGTTTAGTCCCCCTCCTGCATGAACCACTGGTCAAGCGTCTCGTCGTACACGAGGGTCGCATCGGCGCCATCGGACAGGCGCACGCGAAACGCAGGGCCGCGCGGCTCGCGCCATCGCCGCGCCACCGACACCACCTCGGCGCGGCCCTGGGGCGTCTCCACGGCGCGCGGCTCCTGGGCGTACTGGTAGCCCGAGTAGCACTCCACGCGGACGGGCTTACTCCTCGTATCCATTGCCGGTCGCGTCCACCAACGAGGAATCGCCCACGTTCAACTGCTCGTAGGAACCCCGCACGCGGGCGTTGTCGCCGATGAGCGACAGGTTGAGCATGGCGTCCTCAATGCACGCGCCTTTGTTCACGATGGAATCCTTGATGATGGAGCGCCGCACGACCGTGTCCTCGGCGATGGTTACATACGGGCCGATGACCGAATGCTCCACGTGGGCCGAGTCGGCGATGTACACGGGCGGCACGATGATGCTGTTGTGGGTGTGGCCGGCGTGCCCGCCCGTCTTGGTCAGCAGGTAGCGGTTGGTCTGGAGCACCGTTTCGGGCTTGCCGCAGTCCTCCCACACGTCCACGGTTTCGGCCCGGAACTTCGCGCCGTCGTTGATCATGAGTTGCAGCGCATCGGCCAGGAAGTACTCTCCCTTCGTCTGGATGTTCCGCGCCAGGAGTTCGTCAATGGCGGCCACCAGTTTCTCGGCCTGGCGCAGGTAATAGACGCCGATGACCGCCAGGTTGGACACGGGCGTGGCAGGCTTCTCCACCAGGCGCGCGATGTAGCCTTCCTCTAGGATGGCGACGCCGAACCTGCGCGGGTCTTCCACCTCCTTGACGTACAGCACGCCGTCGCAGTCGGTGGGCAGGTGTTGCAGGTCGGCCTCAAAGATGGTGTCCACGAAGATGATGAGGATGGGGCCGCTCAGATATTCACGCGCCAGGTAGAGGGCGTGAGCCTGGCCCTTGAGTTCGTGCTGCTCCACGTAGCGCGAGGGGAACGTGTAGTGGGTCTCTACGTAATTCTGAATCTGCTCGCCCAGATGACCCACGACGAAGATCGTCTCCTCCACATCCAGCCCGGCGAGGGAATCCAGGATATGGGCCAGCACGGGCTTGCCGGCCACATTGACCAGCGGCTTGGGCTTGGTGTACGTGTGGGGGCGCAGCCGCGTGCCAAACCCTGCCAGAGGAATCACCACCTTCATGGCCGTTCAGACCTCCTCGTCTATTGAATCTCGCTACTTCAATGGAACGCACACATCTCCGTTTCGGCCTGTCGCGACAGGGGGCCCGCTAGACGTAGGGCAAATTGCCCATTTGCCCTACGATGGCCACCGAGAGAGAAGCGCCGACCGAACGTGCGATCTCCCGGTAGGTCTCCTGGCGCTATGTTACCACATCGTGCGTCCTTACGAAAAAGCGAGCGTGAATAAGTTCGGCTTCCGCGTGTGCCAGTCGGTCGCCTGCTCGTAGGTATAGGCTACTCGCAACACCGTCGGTTCGTCAAATACGTTGCCGATGATCTGCAACCCCACCGGCAGGCCGTCGGCGAATCCGCAGGGGACCGCGATGCCGCAGACGCCTGCCAGCGAACACGCCAGCGTGAACACGTCCGACAGGTACATCTGCAAGGGGTCGTCCACGCGCTCGCCGATGGGGAACGCGACGGTGGGCGACACGGGGCACGCCAGCACGTCCACCTGCTGGAAGGCGCGGTCAAAGTCACGGCGGATGAGCGTGCGCACCTTCTGGGCGCGCAGGTAGTAGGCGTCGTAGTACCCTGCCGACAGCGCGTAGGTGCCCAGCATGATGCGGCGCTTGACCTCGGGGCCGAACCCGCGCCCGCGCGTCTGCCGAATCATCTCCCACACGTCGTCGGTTTCGCGCACCGACAGGCCATACTTCACGCCGTCGTAGCGCGCCAGGTTGGCCGACGCCTCGGCGGGGGCGATGAGGTAGTACGCGGGCAGGGCGTACTCGGTGTGCGGGAGCGAGACTTCCATGAGGGTAGCGCCGAGGTCCTCCAGCGTGCGCAGCGCGGCCTTCATCGCATCGGCCACGCCGGGCTGCATCCCTTCCACGAAGTACTCCTTCGGGACGCCCACGCGAAGCCCGCGAATGCCGCCCTCCAGCCCGGCCAGGTAGTCGGGCACGGGCGTGTCCACCGATGTGGAGTCGCGCGGGTCGTGGCCTGCGATGGCCTGGAGCAGAATGGCGCAGTCGCGCACGTCCTTGGCGATGGGGCCGATCTGGTCCAGCGACGACGCGAAGGCCACCAAGCCCCACCGCGGCACACGGCCGTAGGTGGGCTTCAGCCCCACCACGCCGCACAGGCCGGCGGGCTGGCGCACGCTCCCGCCCGTGTCGGACCCGAGCGCCCCCAGCGCCATGTCGGCTGCGACGGCCGCCGCGCTCCCACCGCTGCTCCCGCCCGGCACGCGGGACAGGTCCCACGGGTTGCGCGTCGTGAAGTAGGCCGAGTTCTCGGTGGAAGATCCCATGGCGAACTCGTCGGTATTGGTCTTGCCCAGGATGATGGCTCCCTGCGCCTTGAGCCGCTCCACGGCGGTGGCGTCGTATGGGGGGACGAAGTTCTCCAGGATGCGCGACCCGCAAGTGGTGGGAATGCCGCGGGTGCACAGGATGTCCTTGACGGCGAGCGGGATGCCCATCAGGCGCGGGGGTGGAGCGCCGCCCTCGCGCCGCCAACGGAGCAGGCAGGCGTCGGCCTCGCGGGCCTGGGCCAGCGCGGCCTCGGGCACGAGGCGCAGGTACGCCCGAATGCGCGGGTCCAGGCGGTGGATGCGCTCCAGCACGCTCTGGGTCAACTCCACCGAGGACAGCGCGCCCGAACGCAACCGTTCGCTGGCCTGGTGGATGGTCAGGGCGTGGGCGCTCACGGCGTTACTCCAGAATAGGCCGCACGCGGATCAGCCCGTCCTTGTGGTCAGGCGCGTTGGCCAGAATCTCATCGCGGGGGGAGGAGGGGGCCGGCTCGTCCGGGCGGGTGATGTTGGTCCGGGCCACGGCGTGGGACATGGGGGGCACGCCGTCCAGGTCCAGCCGCTGGAGCATGTCGGCGTAGTCCAGGATGGCCGACAACTGGAGCCGATAGCGTTCCTTCTCCTTGTCGGTAAGGGCCAATTTCGCCAGTTCGGCGATATGTTCCACCTGTTGCAGGGAAAGCGGCATCGGGTTGTCCCACCGGATAGATTCGGGGGGATTATAGCACGGGGGACAGCGCAGGGCAAAGGGGGCGTGTAGCCCGATTCGGCTCCGTCTTGTGTGGGGGACCAAGGCGCGACGCACCTCCGGAAGTGCGTCGCACCTTTGGTTTCATCGCTCACCCCAGGGTGGTGATTCCTCCGGCATCATCGCACTGCGGCCAGAAGGCTACAAGTGCAGCGCAGGTGGGCAAGTTGCCTTACGGCATGGCCGCTACTGCCTCGGCATGCGCGCCAAGATGACGATCTCGGAGGCGCTAGCCTGGACGGGGTAGGACTCCATGACGGGGCCGGTGAACCTGGCGGTTACCAGTGCGCCGAACTGGAGGTCGTCCCACGACGCCTTGACGTAGCCGTCGCCCTTCTTCTCCCAGATGCGCGTGGACTTGGACACGGCGACGATGGCCTTGTCGTAGCGGTTGCCCTCAACCTTCTCGCCCTCAATGCGGATGCGGCCCAGCACGTCG
This genomic window from Chloroflexota bacterium contains:
- a CDS encoding NTP transferase domain-containing protein; translation: MKVVIPLAGFGTRLRPHTYTKPKPLVNVAGKPVLAHILDSLAGLDVEETIFVVGHLGEQIQNYVETHYTFPSRYVEQHELKGQAHALYLAREYLSGPILIIFVDTIFEADLQHLPTDCDGVLYVKEVEDPRRFGVAILEEGYIARLVEKPATPVSNLAVIGVYYLRQAEKLVAAIDELLARNIQTKGEYFLADALQLMINDGAKFRAETVDVWEDCGKPETVLQTNRYLLTKTGGHAGHTHNSIIVPPVYIADSAHVEHSVIGPYVTIAEDTVVRRSIIKDSIVNKGACIEDAMLNLSLIGDNARVRGSYEQLNVGDSSLVDATGNGYEE
- the gatC gene encoding Asp-tRNA(Asn)/Glu-tRNA(Gln) amidotransferase subunit GatC gives rise to the protein MPLSLQQVEHIAELAKLALTDKEKERYRLQLSAILDYADMLQRLDLDGVPPMSHAVARTNITRPDEPAPSSPRDEILANAPDHKDGLIRVRPILE
- the gatA gene encoding Asp-tRNA(Asn)/Glu-tRNA(Gln) amidotransferase subunit GatA, whose protein sequence is MSAHALTIHQASERLRSGALSSVELTQSVLERIHRLDPRIRAYLRLVPEAALAQAREADACLLRWRREGGAPPPRLMGIPLAVKDILCTRGIPTTCGSRILENFVPPYDATAVERLKAQGAIILGKTNTDEFAMGSSTENSAYFTTRNPWDLSRVPGGSSGGSAAAVAADMALGALGSDTGGSVRQPAGLCGVVGLKPTYGRVPRWGLVAFASSLDQIGPIAKDVRDCAILLQAIAGHDPRDSTSVDTPVPDYLAGLEGGIRGLRVGVPKEYFVEGMQPGVADAMKAALRTLEDLGATLMEVSLPHTEYALPAYYLIAPAEASANLARYDGVKYGLSVRETDDVWEMIRQTRGRGFGPEVKRRIMLGTYALSAGYYDAYYLRAQKVRTLIRRDFDRAFQQVDVLACPVSPTVAFPIGERVDDPLQMYLSDVFTLACSLAGVCGIAVPCGFADGLPVGLQIIGNVFDEPTVLRVAYTYEQATDWHTRKPNLFTLAFS